A portion of the Thermosediminibacter oceani DSM 16646 genome contains these proteins:
- a CDS encoding L7Ae/L30e/S12e/Gadd45 family ribosomal protein, translated as MRPSDIPPLLGIAQKAGKVVSGQETVERAIISGKVHLVIISEDASTNTRDRFCSLCRSRGVNCIIFGHSEILGRSIGRDGRKVIGVTDRYFSKEILKRFNAIKSTEVGNIVEN; from the coding sequence GTGAGGCCCTCTGATATTCCACCCTTACTTGGCATTGCTCAAAAAGCCGGCAAGGTCGTGTCCGGTCAGGAAACGGTGGAAAGGGCAATAATTTCCGGAAAAGTTCATCTGGTTATAATATCAGAAGATGCTTCAACCAATACAAGGGACCGGTTCTGTAGTTTATGCAGGTCCCGCGGTGTAAATTGTATAATTTTCGGTCACTCTGAGATTCTGGGCAGATCCATTGGTAGGGATGGCAGGAAGGTTATCGGCGTCACCGATCGGTATTTTTCAAAAGAGATATTAAAGCGGTTTAACGCGATCAAATCAACGGAGGTGGGGAATATTGTCGAAAATTAG
- the nusA gene encoding transcription termination factor NusA yields MNIEFIEALDQIEKEKGISKEILLEAIEAALVSAYKKNYGTSQNVKINIDRETGEVKVYSQKTVKEDVKDPLLEISLLDAKKINPLVKIGDIISVEVTPKKFGRIAAQTAKQVVMQRIKEAERNIIYEEFAGRETDLVTGVVQRFDKKNVIIDLGKTEVILPPNEQIPNETYTPGERIKVYILEVKKTTKGPVIIVSRSHPGLVKRLFELEVPEIYEGIVEIKSIAREAGSRTKVAVYSKDENVDPVGACVGPKGTRVQAVVEELKGEKIDIIKWSKNVTEYISNALSPAKVISVDVEEDSKIARVLVSDQQLSLAIGKEGQNARLAAKLTGWKIDIKSSKTDSRGDENES; encoded by the coding sequence ATGAACATAGAATTTATTGAGGCTCTCGACCAAATTGAAAAAGAAAAGGGTATTTCAAAGGAGATACTCCTGGAAGCCATTGAAGCGGCGCTGGTTTCAGCTTACAAAAAAAATTACGGCACATCGCAAAATGTAAAAATAAACATTGACCGCGAAACAGGAGAAGTAAAGGTTTATTCTCAGAAAACCGTCAAAGAAGACGTGAAAGATCCTCTTTTGGAAATAAGCCTTCTCGATGCAAAAAAAATTAATCCCCTGGTCAAAATAGGTGATATAATCTCTGTAGAGGTCACTCCTAAAAAATTCGGGCGAATTGCAGCTCAAACGGCAAAACAGGTGGTAATGCAACGCATTAAAGAGGCTGAAAGAAACATAATTTACGAGGAGTTTGCGGGAAGAGAGACAGATTTAGTCACCGGTGTTGTCCAGCGTTTTGACAAGAAAAACGTAATTATCGACTTGGGAAAAACCGAAGTGATTTTACCTCCAAACGAACAGATTCCGAATGAAACGTATACTCCCGGAGAAAGGATCAAGGTCTACATTCTGGAGGTCAAGAAAACCACCAAGGGACCGGTAATCATAGTATCCAGGTCCCATCCGGGGCTGGTAAAAAGGCTTTTTGAACTTGAAGTCCCCGAAATTTACGAAGGGATTGTTGAAATAAAAAGCATCGCCAGAGAAGCAGGCTCTAGAACAAAGGTAGCGGTTTATTCAAAGGACGAAAATGTAGATCCGGTAGGAGCCTGTGTCGGACCGAAAGGGACCAGAGTTCAAGCTGTTGTAGAGGAATTAAAGGGAGAAAAAATCGATATCATAAAGTGGAGCAAAAATGTAACCGAATACATTTCCAATGCACTTAGTCCAGCCAAAGTCATAAGCGTAGATGTTGAGGAAGACAGCAAAATCGCCCGCGTGCTGGTTTCCGACCAACAACTTTCCCTTGCTATAGGTAAAGAGGGACAAAACGCAAGACTCGCGGCAAAACTCACCGGCTGGAAAATAGATATAAAGAGTTCAAAAACCGATTCAAGAGGGGATGAAAATGAGTCCTAA
- the rbfA gene encoding 30S ribosome-binding factor RbfA, with protein MEFSRTDRVSGEIKKAVSEIINNDLKDPRIQGLISVTKVEVSKDLRHAKIFLSIYGEESVKQNALEGIKNAEGFIRRELANRIRLKFIPQLNFKLDDSIEYGIHISKLLKDINSSGNED; from the coding sequence GTGGAATTTTCCAGGACCGATAGGGTATCAGGAGAGATAAAAAAAGCAGTTAGTGAAATAATAAACAATGACCTCAAGGACCCCAGGATTCAGGGCTTAATCTCCGTGACAAAAGTCGAAGTCTCAAAAGACCTTAGGCACGCAAAAATCTTTCTCAGCATATACGGCGAAGAATCGGTAAAACAAAATGCTTTGGAAGGAATAAAGAACGCTGAAGGTTTCATAAGGAGAGAACTGGCGAACCGCATAAGGCTGAAGTTTATACCACAACTGAATTTTAAGCTCGATGATTCCATCGAATACGGAATCCACATATCAAAACTGTTAAAAGACATAAATTCCAGCGGAAACGAGGATTAA
- the rimP gene encoding ribosome maturation factor RimP: MQKSQILKKVWDIGERVIHDRGFELVDVEFVQEAGSWYLRYYIDKPGGITLDDCQEVSEEISRRLDIEDPIPHSYILEVSSPGVERPLKKEKDFLKYIGSEVEIKVFEPIAGKKAFTGTLIDYKDGSVVLRVDSSIINIPHEKISSAKLKFKFNFDGQERKK; encoded by the coding sequence ATGCAAAAAAGTCAAATATTGAAAAAGGTATGGGATATAGGAGAACGGGTTATACACGATAGGGGCTTTGAACTGGTGGACGTTGAGTTCGTGCAGGAGGCGGGTTCCTGGTATCTTCGATATTACATCGATAAACCGGGAGGAATAACTCTGGACGATTGTCAGGAAGTGAGCGAGGAAATAAGCCGGCGTTTGGACATAGAAGATCCCATTCCCCATAGCTATATACTGGAAGTGTCGTCACCAGGTGTTGAAAGACCGTTAAAGAAAGAAAAAGACTTTTTAAAGTACATCGGTTCCGAGGTCGAAATAAAGGTCTTTGAACCCATAGCAGGGAAAAAGGCTTTTACGGGGACGCTTATAGATTATAAAGATGGATCCGTGGTATTGAGGGTCGATTCTTCAATAATTAATATACCTCATGAAAAAATATCCTCTGCTAAACTCAAATTTAAATTTAATTTTGATGGACAGGAGAGGAAAAAATGA
- the rnpM gene encoding RNase P modulator RnpM translates to MSPKKIPLRMCLGCRQMKPKKELIRIVRTPEGLIELDLTGKRSGRGAYFCKDTKCLDKALKEDRLSKALDHEVSSETIEKLKEDLIKSEAL, encoded by the coding sequence ATGAGTCCTAAAAAAATACCCCTTAGAATGTGCCTCGGGTGCAGGCAAATGAAACCCAAGAAAGAACTTATTCGTATCGTGAGAACACCGGAAGGTTTGATAGAGCTGGATCTAACGGGGAAGCGTTCCGGCAGAGGAGCCTATTTTTGCAAAGACACCAAGTGCCTGGATAAAGCTTTAAAGGAAGATCGCCTCTCCAAAGCACTGGATCACGAAGTATCCAGTGAGACGATAGAAAAATTGAAGGAGGATTTAATTAAGAGTGAGGCCCTCTGA
- a CDS encoding PolC-type DNA polymerase III produces the protein MTRLGMLLNLSKFGDEEKRLLESTTVKKVAVITSERTVKIELLPEEDLSQDLISRVKQELKQKLKGCCAVQLCFSEKIQCAAKDVTEVIQGKWDECLKNLFRKVASARIWMLNSTYEYDRGTLFIYIEKNGIEYLQKKKCSRIIEEFFQKLGIKLKVLFKEKEQVEYYDISEEDRQLVEALLNSDELKTEAPSKDDTPSDMIFGRDVEGEPVPLKEIAGEVKEIIVSGWVFELSCREIKNDTKLVTFGLTDGTGSLAVKIFASNEKKCAVERIQEGIWVKIRGKVEKNSYSGELELIPLDIKKIPKPLRSDNSGEKRVELHLHTRYSALDAVCSPKEVIELCKHWGHKAVAFTDHGVVQSFPEVYEAAKATGIKAIYGLEAYIFDDEFPVIAEPPEGNIDDFVYVVTDIETTGLSLDADEIIEIGAVKVYRGQIIDRFHSFVNPGRPISSHITNLTGINNAMVSQAPPVKDVMSDFLRFIGNGIFVAHNAEFDAGFIRRDCKKFGMKFDNKVMDTLNLSALVFPELKNHRLDTIAKKFNINMGSHHRAGDDANTTALILIELLKKLKEQGIDDLSMINQVNKKATQYLNSYHAIILVKNSQGLRDLYKLVSISHLEYFYRHPRIPKSLLKKYREGLIVGSGCEAGELFQSLIYHHSDKDIERIVFFYDFLEIQPLQNNKFLIEKGILSNEEKLKEINKRIYQLGKKYNKPVVITGDVHFLNPEDETYRKILLTVQGYRDNNLDSGLYLKTTEEMLDECRYLGEEAAKEVVIENPNRIADEIEDGIKPVPDELYPPKIEGADEEIINMTYNRAKEIYGEELPEIVKKRIERELNSIVNNGYSVIYLIAHKLVKKSLDDGYLVGSRGSVGSSLVATMCGITEVNPLPPHYLCPKCKNSIFPDNVEGIVGPDLPDKICPVCGCPMKKDGYNIPFEVFMGFEGDKVPDIDLNFSGEYQPIAHKYTEELFGKNNVFRAGTISTIAEKTAYGFVRAYLEEKRITASEYEIKRLAAGITGVKRTTGQHPGGLMVVPKDKEIFEFTPIQYPADDKESGVITTHFDYHSISERLLKLDLLGHDDPTVIKMLEEETGIDAKKIPLDDRATMAIFSSLEPLGLKPEDVGTTVGTLGVPEFGTRFVRQMLEETRPTTFSELVRISGLSHGTDVWLNNAQDLIKNKMATLKEVIATRDDIMIHLIEKGIDHKTAFTIMEKVRKGKGLKPEEEQILKENGVEQWFIDSCKKIKYMFPKAHAVAYVIMAFRIAYFKVHYPEAFYATYFTVRADDFDAKLILQGPKKIKEVIEEINKKEKNATPKEKNLLTILEVANEMYMRGIQFIPIDLYKSHYSKFIITKEGILPPLNALPGLGLSAAQSIYNERQKGEFASIEDLRMRTRVTKNVVEILRQSGVLNGLQETNQISLF, from the coding sequence ATGACCAGGTTGGGTATGCTGCTTAATCTGTCCAAATTTGGCGATGAAGAAAAGCGACTGCTTGAAAGTACGACTGTGAAAAAAGTCGCCGTAATTACGAGTGAAAGAACAGTGAAAATTGAGCTTTTGCCGGAGGAAGACCTATCTCAGGATTTGATTTCTAGAGTTAAGCAGGAGTTAAAGCAAAAACTAAAAGGGTGTTGTGCGGTACAACTATGCTTTTCTGAGAAAATTCAGTGTGCAGCGAAGGATGTTACTGAAGTTATTCAGGGGAAATGGGATGAATGTTTAAAAAATCTTTTCAGAAAGGTAGCTTCCGCAAGAATATGGATGCTTAACAGTACATATGAGTACGATAGAGGTACTCTATTTATTTATATTGAGAAAAACGGAATTGAGTATCTTCAGAAGAAAAAGTGCAGCCGCATAATTGAGGAATTTTTCCAAAAACTCGGCATTAAACTGAAAGTTTTATTTAAAGAAAAAGAACAGGTAGAGTATTACGATATATCCGAAGAAGACCGGCAGCTGGTTGAAGCTTTACTAAATAGCGATGAGCTAAAAACAGAAGCCCCCTCGAAAGACGATACCCCTTCGGATATGATCTTTGGCAGAGATGTGGAGGGGGAACCGGTTCCATTAAAGGAAATAGCCGGTGAGGTTAAAGAAATAATCGTGAGCGGGTGGGTTTTTGAATTATCCTGTCGTGAAATTAAAAACGATACCAAACTGGTTACTTTTGGACTGACCGACGGCACAGGTTCCCTAGCAGTAAAAATCTTTGCCTCAAACGAAAAAAAATGCGCGGTAGAAAGAATACAAGAAGGAATCTGGGTAAAAATTAGGGGGAAAGTGGAAAAGAACAGCTACTCCGGAGAGCTGGAATTAATCCCCCTGGACATTAAGAAAATACCAAAACCTCTGAGGTCGGACAACAGCGGTGAAAAAAGGGTGGAGTTACATCTTCACACAAGATACAGCGCCCTGGATGCGGTTTGTTCCCCAAAAGAGGTCATAGAATTGTGCAAACACTGGGGGCATAAAGCCGTGGCCTTTACCGACCATGGGGTAGTCCAGTCTTTTCCCGAGGTTTATGAAGCTGCAAAAGCAACCGGGATCAAAGCGATTTACGGTTTGGAGGCCTATATATTCGACGATGAATTCCCGGTAATAGCCGAGCCTCCTGAAGGAAACATAGATGATTTTGTATACGTCGTAACCGATATTGAGACCACAGGTCTGTCCTTGGATGCGGATGAAATAATTGAAATAGGTGCAGTTAAAGTTTACAGAGGCCAAATCATAGACAGGTTTCATTCTTTCGTCAACCCCGGCAGACCTATCTCTTCTCATATAACCAACCTGACGGGGATTAACAACGCCATGGTCAGTCAAGCACCGCCCGTTAAAGATGTAATGTCGGATTTCTTGCGTTTTATCGGTAATGGTATTTTCGTCGCCCACAACGCGGAATTCGATGCGGGTTTTATCAGAAGAGATTGTAAAAAATTTGGTATGAAATTTGACAATAAAGTAATGGATACATTAAATCTTTCAGCTCTTGTTTTTCCAGAACTTAAGAACCACCGCCTGGACACCATAGCTAAAAAATTTAACATAAATATGGGAAGCCATCACAGGGCTGGTGACGACGCCAACACGACAGCGTTGATACTTATCGAGTTGCTCAAGAAACTGAAAGAACAAGGAATAGATGACCTCTCTATGATAAATCAGGTCAACAAAAAGGCTACCCAGTATCTCAATTCCTATCACGCTATTATACTCGTTAAAAACAGCCAGGGATTGAGAGATCTTTATAAATTGGTGTCGATTTCTCATCTGGAGTATTTTTACAGACATCCACGCATTCCAAAAAGCCTTTTAAAAAAATACAGAGAGGGGCTTATTGTAGGGTCAGGTTGCGAAGCTGGGGAATTATTTCAGAGTTTGATCTATCATCACTCTGACAAGGATATAGAGCGAATAGTCTTTTTTTACGATTTTCTGGAAATTCAACCCTTACAGAATAACAAATTTCTGATAGAAAAAGGCATACTTTCAAACGAAGAGAAACTAAAGGAGATAAATAAAAGGATTTACCAGCTAGGCAAAAAGTACAACAAACCCGTGGTTATTACCGGCGATGTACACTTTTTGAATCCAGAGGATGAAACCTACAGGAAAATTTTGCTGACGGTTCAGGGATATCGGGATAATAATCTCGACTCCGGGCTTTACCTCAAGACCACCGAAGAGATGTTGGATGAATGCCGATACCTGGGAGAGGAAGCCGCTAAAGAAGTGGTCATTGAAAATCCCAACCGCATCGCCGACGAGATAGAAGACGGAATAAAACCGGTCCCCGACGAACTTTATCCTCCCAAAATCGAAGGAGCCGATGAAGAAATCATTAACATGACATATAACAGGGCCAAAGAAATTTACGGCGAAGAGCTCCCTGAAATCGTAAAAAAGAGAATAGAGCGGGAACTGAATTCGATAGTTAACAACGGGTATTCGGTTATATACCTTATTGCTCACAAACTTGTCAAAAAATCGCTGGATGACGGTTATCTTGTAGGCTCCCGGGGTTCTGTAGGCTCATCTCTGGTGGCGACCATGTGCGGCATTACGGAAGTCAACCCCCTGCCGCCGCACTACCTGTGCCCGAAGTGCAAAAACTCTATTTTCCCCGACAATGTCGAAGGAATTGTGGGGCCGGACCTTCCCGATAAAATATGCCCTGTTTGCGGATGCCCTATGAAAAAGGACGGGTACAACATCCCATTTGAAGTATTTATGGGCTTCGAGGGAGACAAGGTGCCGGATATCGACCTTAATTTTTCAGGAGAATACCAGCCAATCGCTCACAAGTATACTGAAGAACTGTTCGGTAAAAACAATGTATTCCGTGCCGGCACGATTTCGACCATCGCGGAAAAGACCGCTTATGGCTTTGTGAGAGCCTACCTTGAAGAAAAAAGGATAACGGCATCCGAGTATGAGATAAAGCGCCTTGCTGCAGGTATCACCGGGGTAAAGCGTACAACCGGCCAGCACCCTGGCGGATTGATGGTCGTTCCGAAAGACAAGGAGATATTTGAATTTACACCTATTCAGTACCCTGCCGACGACAAAGAATCTGGAGTTATCACTACCCATTTCGACTACCATTCAATAAGCGAGCGGTTACTTAAACTTGATCTCCTGGGCCACGACGATCCTACGGTTATAAAAATGCTTGAGGAGGAGACAGGTATTGACGCAAAAAAAATACCGCTGGATGACAGAGCTACAATGGCGATATTTTCCTCATTAGAACCCCTGGGATTGAAACCTGAAGATGTAGGAACTACTGTAGGAACGCTGGGAGTCCCCGAATTCGGAACACGATTTGTGAGGCAGATGCTGGAAGAAACGAGGCCGACTACTTTTTCAGAACTGGTCAGGATAAGCGGTCTTTCCCATGGCACCGACGTATGGCTTAACAACGCTCAAGACCTGATAAAAAATAAGATGGCTACTCTTAAAGAAGTGATCGCTACCCGCGACGACATAATGATACACCTGATAGAAAAAGGTATAGATCATAAAACGGCTTTTACCATAATGGAAAAGGTTAGAAAGGGTAAGGGGTTAAAGCCTGAAGAGGAGCAGATTTTAAAAGAAAACGGCGTTGAACAATGGTTTATAGATTCCTGTAAAAAGATAAAGTACATGTTTCCTAAAGCTCACGCGGTGGCCTACGTGATAATGGCCTTCAGGATAGCTTACTTCAAAGTTCATTACCCCGAAGCCTTTTATGCTACCTATTTTACCGTAAGAGCCGATGACTTCGACGCAAAACTTATCCTCCAGGGCCCTAAAAAAATAAAAGAGGTTATTGAAGAAATAAATAAAAAGGAAAAGAACGCAACGCCGAAAGAAAAGAACCTGCTGACGATTCTGGAAGTTGCCAACGAGATGTATATGAGGGGAATCCAGTTCATACCGATAGATCTATATAAATCGCATTACAGTAAATTCATTATCACGAAAGAAGGTATACTCCCTCCTCTTAATGCTTTACCGGGCCTGGGACTTTCGGCGGCTCAGAGCATATACAATGAGAGGCAAAAGGGCGAATTTGCCTCCATCGAAGACCTTCGGATGCGCACAAGAGTGACGAAAAACGTGGTGGAAATCCTCCGTCAGAGCGGGGTACTAAACGGTCTCCAGGAAACTAACCAGATAAGTCTTTTTTAA
- the truB gene encoding tRNA pseudouridine(55) synthase TruB, with protein MNGIINCLKPPGMTSHDAVDFLRKQLGIKKIGHGGTLDPGAAGVLPLFVGKATKAVEFFEETTKEYVAEMTLGTTTDTGDNLGHVLETKEVDVDVSSILEVLRRFVGKIEQIPPMYSAVHYKGRKLYELARRGITVERQPRTVEIFSLELIKFEKPRVLFRVSCSRGTYIRTLCEDIGRALGCGAHLSCLVRTRLGPFQIFRSFTLEDIRTCVSQGEVQKIIIPIDEALAPLMPSTRIWLKDQKLFFRGALFPAKKISMEQNAKYARIYDQDNRFLGVGEILTREDNIYLKVIKSFQ; from the coding sequence GTGAACGGTATAATTAATTGTTTAAAACCGCCCGGCATGACATCTCACGATGCCGTAGACTTTTTGAGAAAACAACTCGGCATTAAAAAAATAGGTCACGGAGGAACGCTGGACCCTGGCGCAGCCGGGGTTTTACCGCTTTTCGTAGGGAAAGCCACAAAAGCAGTGGAATTTTTTGAAGAAACTACAAAAGAATACGTTGCCGAAATGACACTGGGGACGACAACGGATACGGGAGACAACCTAGGTCATGTCTTGGAAACTAAAGAAGTTGATGTTGATGTATCCTCAATACTTGAAGTACTAAGGAGGTTTGTCGGAAAAATAGAGCAGATACCCCCCATGTATTCGGCCGTACACTACAAAGGCCGTAAACTTTACGAACTTGCCCGTAGGGGCATTACCGTTGAGCGTCAACCCAGAACCGTAGAAATTTTCTCCTTAGAACTGATAAAATTCGAAAAGCCCAGGGTGCTGTTTAGGGTCAGCTGTTCTCGGGGCACATACATAAGGACATTGTGTGAGGATATTGGACGGGCTTTAGGGTGTGGTGCACATCTTTCGTGCCTTGTAAGAACTCGGCTCGGGCCGTTTCAAATATTCCGCTCATTTACCCTGGAGGATATAAGGACTTGCGTGTCGCAGGGTGAGGTCCAGAAAATCATCATCCCAATAGACGAAGCTCTCGCTCCCCTTATGCCTTCCACTAGAATATGGTTAAAAGATCAAAAATTATTTTTCAGAGGAGCATTGTTTCCCGCTAAAAAAATTTCAATGGAACAAAACGCTAAATATGCAAGAATTTACGATCAAGATAATAGGTTTTTAGGAGTTGGAGAGATACTGACGCGGGAAGATAATATCTACCTTAAAGTTATCAAATCTTTTCAATGA
- a CDS encoding DHH family phosphoesterase: MDFSMFKNLLTKYDSFIITSHVKPDGDALGSVLALTMALKKYGKKVLPIINDEVPKKYRFLPRCGDVRPFIPEVDKAEVMICLDSGDPERLEFKRDLRDICQLVVNIDHHRTNSMYGDMNLVDDSYSSVGEMVYFLLKALDISIDYDIAVCLYTSIITDTGSVKYSNTTPSCLRILAELVELGVKPEVISREVFEKKSLESVMLLKEVLGTLRVCEDGKLAYMTVTKNMMKTTGAKEEDIDGFINYAREIEGVEVAIIFKEQENLKVKVGLRANEWVDVSKIAEEFGGGGHARAAGCTIEGPMHKVQELVLASIKKYLKEGFR; the protein is encoded by the coding sequence ATGGATTTTTCGATGTTTAAAAACCTGCTAACTAAATACGATTCCTTTATAATCACCTCCCATGTAAAGCCAGATGGAGATGCCCTCGGTTCGGTTCTGGCTCTTACCATGGCACTGAAAAAATATGGAAAGAAAGTGTTGCCAATTATAAACGATGAAGTTCCAAAAAAATACAGATTTTTGCCACGGTGTGGGGATGTGCGCCCCTTTATCCCGGAGGTGGATAAGGCAGAAGTAATGATCTGTCTGGACTCAGGCGATCCAGAAAGGCTTGAATTTAAAAGAGACCTCCGGGATATATGCCAGCTTGTTGTCAATATAGACCATCACAGGACCAATTCTATGTACGGTGACATGAATCTGGTAGATGACAGCTATTCTTCTGTAGGCGAGATGGTATACTTTCTGTTGAAAGCCCTTGATATAAGCATCGACTACGATATTGCTGTTTGCCTTTACACTTCCATTATTACCGATACCGGTTCCGTAAAATATTCCAATACAACACCATCTTGCCTTAGGATACTTGCCGAATTAGTGGAACTTGGTGTCAAACCTGAGGTCATTAGCAGAGAAGTTTTTGAAAAGAAAAGCCTTGAATCCGTTATGCTGTTAAAAGAAGTCTTGGGGACCTTAAGGGTTTGCGAAGACGGTAAATTAGCCTACATGACTGTTACAAAGAACATGATGAAAACAACAGGAGCAAAAGAAGAGGATATTGATGGTTTTATAAATTACGCTAGGGAAATAGAGGGTGTTGAAGTCGCGATAATTTTCAAGGAACAGGAAAATTTGAAAGTAAAAGTAGGACTTAGGGCCAACGAGTGGGTAGACGTTAGTAAAATAGCTGAAGAATTCGGCGGCGGAGGCCATGCCAGAGCTGCCGGTTGTACTATAGAAGGCCCGATGCATAAAGTGCAGGAATTGGTCTTGGCATCGATCAAAAAATATCTTAAAGAGGGATTTCGGTGA
- the infB gene encoding translation initiation factor IF-2, whose translation MSKIRVYELAKKLGISSKKLISILEDLDVEIKNHMSSLEDDMAQLIMDLVSEEKGNKKTKTDKKEINNKDVQKSADLPKKSEEENKPRVQKVVLPSKISIQDLGTRINIEPVKLIRKLMDFGLMVNINAEIDFESAKKLVKEFGYEAEEENQQQLLNQQEEEQDRPEDLKPRPPVVTVMGHVDHGKTTLLDAIRETKVAALEAGGITQHIGASQIEKDGKTIVFLDTPGHEAFTALRARGAKVTDIVVLVVAADDGVMPQTVEAINHAKAAGVPIIVAVNKIDKPNANPERVKQQLTEYGLIPEEWGGDTIFVNVSAKNRIGIDQLLEMILLVAEMAELKANYNRKAVGVIIEAKLDKGRGPVATVLVQKGTLRVGDAIVAGSAHGKVRAMLDSRGKLVKSAGPSIPVEVMGFSEVPNAGDILKVVSSEKEAREIAEKYKEIYKEKEMVATPKVSLDRLFDKIKQGEVKDLHIILKADVQGSLEALKQSLEKCSTDQVQVKIIHGGVGAINESDILLASASNAIVIGFNVRPDSNAKKLAEQEDIDIRTYRVIYDVVDDIQAAMKGLLEPEYKEVVLGRAEVRALFKVPNVGTVAGCYVTEGKITRNSTIRVIRQGVVVYEGKILSLKRFKDDVREVMSGFECGIAIEKFNDLKEGDVLEAFINKRVDQQ comes from the coding sequence TTGTCGAAAATTAGAGTGTACGAACTGGCAAAAAAGTTAGGAATATCCAGTAAAAAACTAATTTCCATACTCGAAGACCTGGATGTGGAAATTAAGAACCATATGAGCAGTCTGGAAGACGACATGGCCCAGCTGATAATGGATCTGGTCTCCGAAGAAAAAGGCAACAAGAAAACAAAAACCGATAAAAAAGAAATTAATAATAAAGACGTGCAAAAAAGCGCCGACCTTCCCAAAAAGTCGGAGGAAGAAAACAAACCAAGGGTTCAGAAAGTAGTACTTCCTTCCAAAATAAGCATCCAGGATCTTGGCACCCGAATTAATATTGAACCCGTTAAGTTAATACGAAAATTAATGGATTTTGGCCTCATGGTTAATATAAATGCCGAAATAGACTTCGAGTCGGCAAAAAAACTGGTAAAAGAATTCGGTTATGAAGCCGAAGAAGAAAACCAGCAGCAACTTTTAAACCAGCAGGAAGAAGAACAGGACAGACCTGAAGATTTAAAACCCAGACCTCCGGTAGTAACAGTAATGGGTCATGTAGACCACGGTAAGACGACGCTCCTAGATGCCATAAGAGAAACTAAAGTTGCGGCGTTGGAAGCCGGCGGCATTACACAGCATATCGGTGCATCTCAGATAGAAAAGGATGGAAAGACAATAGTATTTCTGGATACCCCCGGCCACGAGGCTTTTACTGCTCTCAGGGCGCGTGGAGCGAAGGTCACCGATATAGTCGTTCTGGTGGTAGCCGCCGATGACGGAGTAATGCCCCAGACTGTAGAGGCTATTAATCATGCAAAGGCAGCCGGTGTTCCCATTATAGTGGCGGTGAATAAGATAGATAAACCAAACGCCAATCCGGAAAGAGTAAAGCAGCAGCTGACGGAATACGGTCTCATCCCGGAGGAATGGGGGGGCGACACTATATTTGTCAATGTTTCCGCCAAAAACCGCATTGGTATCGATCAATTGCTAGAAATGATCCTGCTGGTTGCTGAAATGGCTGAACTCAAGGCCAATTATAACAGAAAGGCCGTTGGGGTAATAATCGAGGCCAAGTTGGACAAAGGGCGAGGTCCTGTTGCAACAGTATTAGTACAGAAAGGTACATTGAGAGTCGGAGACGCGATAGTAGCCGGTTCAGCTCATGGAAAAGTTAGGGCAATGCTTGATTCCAGGGGTAAGCTAGTAAAGTCGGCGGGCCCCTCTATTCCAGTAGAAGTAATGGGGTTTTCGGAAGTACCCAACGCGGGCGATATCCTGAAGGTAGTATCCAGCGAAAAAGAAGCTAGGGAAATTGCGGAAAAATACAAGGAAATTTATAAAGAAAAAGAAATGGTAGCTACCCCTAAGGTCTCGCTAGACAGGCTTTTTGACAAGATAAAACAGGGTGAAGTTAAGGATTTACACATCATATTAAAAGCCGACGTCCAGGGATCTCTCGAAGCGCTGAAGCAGTCTCTGGAAAAGTGCTCTACAGATCAAGTACAGGTGAAAATAATTCACGGTGGCGTTGGTGCTATAAACGAGAGCGACATACTGCTGGCTTCCGCTTCTAATGCTATTGTCATAGGTTTCAATGTAAGACCGGATTCCAACGCAAAGAAACTGGCCGAACAGGAAGACATAGATATCAGGACTTACAGGGTTATTTACGATGTGGTAGATGACATTCAGGCGGCTATGAAAGGCCTGCTGGAACCGGAATATAAGGAAGTAGTACTCGGGAGAGCTGAAGTAAGGGCCTTGTTTAAAGTACCAAATGTGGGTACAGTTGCCGGATGTTATGTAACCGAAGGTAAAATAACGCGGAACTCCACCATCAGGGTTATCAGGCAGGGAGTAGTGGTCTATGAAGGCAAGATCCTCTCTCTGAAAAGGTTTAAGGACGATGTGCGTGAGGTAATGAGCGGATTCGAATGCGGTATTGCGATAGAAAAATTTAACGACCTGAAAGAGGGAGATGTACTGGAGGCATTTATAAACAAGCGCGTCGACCAACAATAA